The following proteins are encoded in a genomic region of Arachis ipaensis cultivar K30076 chromosome B02, Araip1.1, whole genome shotgun sequence:
- the LOC107625053 gene encoding pentatricopeptide repeat-containing protein At5g16860 yields the protein MLLRCSSLKCKLLLPLPLPLPQLITTRLSSCSTVTVNPTILKQCSSLSHAKLLQQQVTVQGLLHHFTRHLIATYIALSSTIRATVLLLTLPPSPLSVFWWNQLIRRSLHHGDPHGSLALYHQMKAHGWTPDHYTFPFVFKACADIPSFSAGTSLHAAVLRSGFDSNVFVCNAVVGMYSRCGSLQDARNMFDELCQRGIQDLVSWNSIVSACSRASETNTALQLFVEMTTRHWVSPDPVSLVNILPVCAFVGSSMQGKQVHGFAVRSGLVDDVFVGNAIVDMYAKCGKMDQANKVFERMKLKDVVSWNAMVTGYSQTGMFGDALSLFEQMRQENIKLDVVTWTAVIAGFAQRGHGSEALDVFRQMCNCGSQPNVVTLVSLLSGCASIGALLHGKETHCYAIKFMLNLDGNDPRDDLMVINGLIDMYAKCKNVAVARTMFELMPPKDRDVVTWTVMIGGYAQHGDANHALQLLSEIFNMGNSLKPNDFTLSCALMACARLAALRLGRQIHAYVLRNRYDCIVLFVANCLIDMYSKCGDVETAQVVFNNMPEKNSVSWTTLMTGYGLHGRGEDAIRVFDEMRKVGLVPDGITFLVLLYACSHSGMVDHGINFFYRMRQDFGVPPGAEHYACMVDLLGRAGRLDEAVKLINCMPMEPSAVVWVALLSACRIHSNVELGELAASRLGELESGNDGSYTLLSNIYANARRWKDVARIRYLMKNTGVQKRPGCSWVQGRKGTATFFVGDRSHSQSQQIYETLAELIQRIKAIGYVPQTSFALHDVDDEEKGDLLFEHSEKLALAYGILTIPPGSPIRITKNLRICGDCHSAITYISMIVEHEIILRDSSRFHHFKNGSCSCKGYW from the coding sequence ATGCTCTTGCGCTGCAGTTCACTGAAGTGCAAGCTGCTACTGCCATTGCCACTGCCGCTCCCACAACTCATCACTACTCGCCTCTCTTCTTGTTCCACTGTTACAGTCAATCCCACAATCTTAAAACAATGCAGTTCCCTAAGCCATGCCAAGCTCCTGCAACAGCAAGTCACAGTGCAGGGCCTTCTCCACCACTTCACTCGCCACCTCATCGCCACATACATTGCACTCAGCTCCACCATCCGTGCCACTGTCCTCCTCCTCACCCTCCCCCCATCGCCTCTCTCTGTTTTCTGGTGGAATCAGCTTATAAGGCGCTCCCTTCATCACGGGGACCCTCACGGCTCCCTTGCCCTCTACCATCAGATGAAGGCTCATGGGTGGACCCCTGACCACTACACCTTCCCTTTTGTCTTTAAGGCCTGTGCTGATATTCCCTCTTTCTCTGCCGGCACTTCCCTCCACGCTGCTGTTCTACGATCTGGCTTTGACTCTAATGTTTTCGTTTGTAATGCTGTGGTTGGCATGTACAGTAGGTGTGGCTCTCTCCAAGACGCGCGCaacatgtttgatgaattgtGCCAAAGGGGAATTCAGGACTTGGTCTCTTGGAATTCCATTGTGTCTGCTTGTTCTCGTGCTTCTGAGACAAATACGGCACTTCAATTGTTTGTTGAAATGACCACTCGTCATTGGGTGTCGCCAGATCCTGTGAGCCTTGTTAACATACTTCCTGTTTGTGCTTTTGTTGGTTCTTCGATGCAGGGGAAACAGGTTCATGGGTTTGCTGTTAGGAGTGGGTTGGTGGATGATGTTTTTGTGGGGAATGCTATTGTTGACATGTATGCCAAGTGTGGTAAGATGGATCAAGCAAACAAGGTTTTTGAAAGGATGAAGTTGAAGGATGTTGTTTCTTGGAATGCTATGGTCACAGGGTATTCTCAGACTGGAATGTTTGGGGATGCTCTCTCTCTGTTTGAGCAGATGCGGCAGGAGAATATCAAGCTGGATGTTGTGACATGGACGGCTGTGATTGCTGGGTTTGCCCAGAGAGGGCATGGTTCTGAGGCTTTGGACGTGTTTCGGCAGATGTGCAACTGCGGATCTCAGCCGAATGTTGTTACTCTGGTGTCTCTGCTTTCCGGCTGTGCATCTATTGGCGCATTGCTTCATGGGAAAGAAACTCATTGTTATGCCATCAAATTTATGCTGAACTTGGATGGAAATGATCCCCGGGATGATCTGATGGTAATTAATGGTCTGATTGACATGTATGCTAAGTGCAAAAATGTTGCTGTAGCCCGTACAATGTTTGAGTTGATGCCTCCCAAGGATAGAGATGTGGTTACCTGGACTGTGATGATTGGTGGTTATGCACAGCATGGTGATGCCAACCATGCGCTACAACTTCTCTCTGAAATTTTCAATATGGGTAACTCTTTAAAGCCTAATGATTTTACTTTATCTTGTGCCCTCATGGCTTGTGCTCGTTTAGCAGCATTGAGATTAGGAAGGCAAATTCATGCTTATGTGTTGCGCAATCGGTATGACTGCATTGTTCTATTTGTGGCCAATTGTCTAATAGACATGTACTCCAAATGTGGAGATGTGGAAACTGCTCAAGTTGTTTTTAATAACATGCCAGAGAAAAATTCTGTATCTTGGACAACTTTAATGACAGGTTATGGTTTGCATGGACGTGGTGAAGATGCTATCCGGGTTTTTGATGAGATGAGGAAAGTTGGTCTAGTGCCAGATGGCATAACCTTTCTTGTTCTGCTTTATGCTTGTAGTCATTCAGGAATGGTGGATCATGGAATCAATTTCTTTTATAGAATGAGACAGGACTTTGGGGTTCCTCCTGGTGCAGAGCATTATGCATGCATGGTTGATCTTCTGGGTCGTGCTGGTCGCTTAGATGAAGCCGTGAAACTCATTAATTGCATGCCTATGGAACCATCTGCAGTAGTGTGGGTGGCCTTGCTTAGTGCATGTAGGATACATTCAAATGTAGAGCTTGGGGAACTCGCTGCCAGTCGATTAGGGGAATTGGAGTCTGGGAATGATGGGTCATACACTCTGCTTTCAAACATATATGCTAATGCTAGACGTTGGAAAGACGTGGCTAGGATTAGATATTTGATGAAAAATACAGGTGTCCAAAAAAGGCCTGGCTGTAGTTGGGTCCAAGGAAGGAAAGGCACTGCAACCTTCTTTGTGGGAGACAGATCCCACTCGCAATCTCAGCAGATATATGAAACACTTGCAGAATTGATTCAACGCATTAAAGCCATTGGATATGTTCCTCAGACAAGCTTTGCTCTTCATGATGTAGATGATGAAGAAAAAGGTGACCTGCTTTTTGAACATAGTGAGAAATTGGCCCTTGCCTATGGCATCCTAACAATTCCTCCAGGATCTCCTATTCGGATCACCAAGAATTTACGCATTTGTGGTGATTGCCACAGTGCCATAACCTACATATCCATGATTGTTGAACATGAAATCATACTACGAGACTCAAGTCGTTTCCATCATTTCAAGAATGGTTCCTGCTCATGCAAAGGTTATTGGTGA
- the LOC107625052 gene encoding 60S ribosomal protein L31: MVEKAKGRKEEVVTREYTINLHKRLHSCTFKKKAPKAIKEIRKFAQKAMGTNDVRVDVKLNKFVWSQGIRSVPRRIRVRIARKRNDDEDAKEELYSLVTVVEIPKEEIKGLGTKVIEDED; this comes from the exons ATGGTGGAAAAGGCGAAGGGTAGGAAGGAGGAGGTGGTTACCAGAGAGTACACTATCAATCTCCACAAGCGCTTGCATTCATG CACATTCAAGAAGAAGGCCCCGAAAGCCATTAAGGAGATAAGGAAGTTTGCTCAGAAAGCCATGGGGACCAATGATGTGAGAGTGGATGTGAAGTTGAACAAGTTTGTGTGGAGTCAAGGTATCCGAAGCGTCCCACGGAGGATCAGGGTACGCATTGCTCGCAAGAGGAACGACGACGAAGATGCAAAGGAAGAGCTCTACTCTCTCGTCACTGTTGTTGAAATCCCCAAGGAAGAGATCAAAGGTTTAGGCACAAAGGTTATTGAGGATGAGGATTGA